Within the Cupriavidus malaysiensis genome, the region GGCGACTTCGACCACGAGGCGCTGGCGGTCGGCCTGGCCACGCCGCTGGGCATCAACTCCACCACCGGCGTCGCCGGCCTGACGCTGGGCGGCGGCTTCGGCTGGCTCTCGCGCAAGTACGGCATGACCGTCGACAACCTCGTCTCCTGCGACGTGGTGACGGCAGACGGCCAGCGCCTGCTTGCCAATCAAAAGGAACATCCGGACTTGTTCTGGGCGCTCCGTGGCGGCGGCGGCAATTTCGGCGTGGTGACACTGTTCGAATTCCGCTTGCACACGGTGGGGCCGGACGTGCTGGCCGGCCTGATCGTCTTCCCCGCCGACGAGGCCAAGTCGGTGCTGCGCAAGTACCGGGCCTTCGTCGACACCATGCCCGATGAGCTGAGCGTCTGGGTGGTGCTGCGCAAGGCGCCACCGCTGCCGTTCCTGCCGTCGTCCGTGCACGGCACCGACATCCTCGCGCTGCCGGTCTTCTACGCCGGCGACCCGGCCCAGGGGCAAGCGCTGCTCGCGCCCGTCCATGCCTTCGGCACGCCGTTGGGCGCCCACGTCGGCGTGATGCCCTACACCGCGTGGCAGAAGATGTTTGACCCGCTCCTCGGCCCCGGGGCGCGCAACTACTGGAAGTCGCACAACTTCGCCACCTTGCCGGATGAGGCCATCGACGCCATGGTCGACTATGCCGCGCGCCTGCCGTCGCCGCTGACCGACATCTTCATCGGCCTGATCGGCGGCCAGGCCAGCCGGGTCGCGCCCGACGCCATGGCCTACCACCACCGCGACGCCCGCTTCGTGATGAACGTGCATGCCCGCTGGGAACGTCCCGACGAAGACCAGGCCTGCATCGCCTGGGCGCGCGACTTCTTCCGTGTCACCGAACCGTTCGCCTCCGGCAGCGTCTACGTCAATTTCCTGACCGAGGAGGAAGGCGGCCGCATCGGCGCGGCCTACGGGCCGAACTACGCGAGGCTCGCGCAGATCAAGCAGACCTACGACCCGCAGAACCTGTTCCGGGCGAACCAGAACATCGCCCCGGCCAGCGGATCCTGAGCCCCCGCTTCACCATGACCTGCTGCCGGGGGGAGGACCTCCCGAATGCCGGCGCGTCCGTGGGCCGTTCATCCTGACGCCGTCACTGCCGTCAGGATGGCTCCCGGACGAAAGGCCGTCTTCCCATTCGCTTGGCAGGGCAGGGCAGGCTCCCGCGTCACCTCGCCACCCCGCTCGCCACCGCGGATCGGCGATGCGTCCTAGTCCTGGCCCTCCCGACGATGAGGCAGTACGGTCAGGCCCGAAGTCCCGCTGGAGCCTGACTTGCGCTGGCTCCTGAGCACCCCGTTCTGGTCGAACTCGAACAGGACCGTGGACGACTGGATGTCGTTGCCGGAAAACAGCGGGCCGATGAGCGGAATCAGGCTCTCGGCGTGAGGCTTGGCGGTCGCAAACGAGTAGACCAGCACGGTCGAGCCGTCGCCCAGCGTCGCCTGGGACGTGGGCGTCCCGAGCTGGCCGGTGACGTCATCCAGGGTGGAGAAACCCGGGATGAAGTTCGCCAACTGCTCCGGCTCGACCTTGACGCCCGTCGTCGATACGCAAGCCGCCGACAGGCAGGCAAGCATCAGTCCGCACACCACGCTTTTTGCGTGAACCCGGTTCATATCGCTACCGCGTCGCCGCGTCATCGTATCCACGCCCGGCTTCCGGAGCCGTGACGGCAGGCCTGCCGATCGCCATGGCGCGGGCCCGGCTGCAGAATGCGCCCGGTACGCCCGCCCATCAAGGATAGAACGAAGCGCCGCGTCGCGCCGCGTACAAGCCTGCTCTACCGTTGGCACAGGCGATCTCGCGGCGGCCGGTGCCAGGTCCATCTTCCCGTCCGGGACGATGGACCCCTCCCTCACGAAAGCTCGATCTCGTATAGACTCGCGCGAGTTCAACAGGACCCATGGAGAAGAACAATGCACCTGCTTGACCACGTGTCGATCAGCGTTCCCGATATCGAGGTGGCGCGGCCCTTCTACGATGCCGTCATGGATGCCCTGGGCGCGCGCAAGGTCTATGACCGGCCCGCCGCAGTCGGCTACGGCGAGCGCTGCAGCGCGGACGACACGGCATCCACCTTCCTGGCGGTCTATCAGGGTTCCGGTGAGGTCGGCGACAGCAAGCGGCATTGGTGCTTCAAGGCACCTTCGCGCGCGCAGGTGGATGCCTTCTTCCAGGCCGGGCTGTCGGCCGGCGGCCGCTCTGACGGCGAGCCCGGCTTGAGGCCGCACTACCACCGCGATTACTACGCCGCCTTCCTGATCGACCCCGCCGGCAACCGCGTCGAGGCCGTGTGTCATGCGGCGCCGCCGGCGGGCGAGGCCGCATGACCTTCGCGGTCGCCGCTTGATGGCTTGCTGCGCCGGCTGCGCGAGCGGCAGAGCCGGGCGCGATCCCGCCGCGGCGCGCTGACTCCCGGTGTCGGGAAGCAAGGCAGCGTGCCTGACCGTGCCAGCGTCGCTGGCGCGGCCTCAGGCCCGCGCCTTGCTCACTTTGCTGACTCGGCGAGGAAATCCAGCACCAGCCGGTTGAAGTGCTCCGCGTGCTCCCATTGCGCCCAGTGCCCGCAGCGGCTGAAGACGTGCATCTGCGCGTCGGGCAGGCCCCACAGCATGCGCAGGCCGCTGTCGAGCGGGACGAAGCGGTCGTCGCGGCCCCAGGTGATCAGCGTGGGCGCGGTGATTTCCTTCAGGCGGCCGCTCATGTCCGGCAGCCAGTCGGGATTGGCGGCGACGCTGGCGACGAAGTTCTGCAGGTGCTCGCGGTGCGCCATCATGTTCTCGAAGCGGCCCTGGATCAGCTCCTCGGTCAGCGTCGAGGGATCGTAGACGAACACATCCAGCATGCGCCGCAGGTTCTCGATGGTCGGCGAATGGTAGACGCCGTACAGGTGCTTGATGCCTTCCAGCGGCATCGGCTGGAACAGGCTGGGGCCCACGCCGGCGCCGCCCATGATGACCAGCTTGGCCAGGCGTTCGGGGTAGCGCAGCGCGAAGGCCAGCGCATTGCCGCCGCCCATCGAGTTGCCGATCAGGTGCGCGCGCTTGATGTCCAGCACATCCAGCAGGCCCTTCAGCGATCTGGCGTTGAGGTCGGCGCGCGAGCCCTTGTCGCAGACCACCGGATCGCTCTTGTTCCAGCCCGGCGAGTCCGGCAGGATCACGCGGTAGCCGGCGGCGACGAAGGCCTCGACGTTGCGGTGGAAATTGCTCCAGCCGGACGCGCCCGGCCCGGAGCCGTGCAGCATCACGACCGCCTCGCCGGTACCGGCGTCGTTGTAGTGGACGCGCAGGGCGAGGCCGTCTTCCTGGATATCGGCGAACCGGCTGGTGCCGGCTTCGGTCAGTGCAGTCATGTTGTCTCCTTGGCGGAATGGGTGCCGCGCATGGCGTTCGCCAGGGCGCGGCACGGGATGGGATCAGGGGTGCATTCGGGGTGGCGAGGGGTGGCGGGCGTGGCGCGCTAGCCGAAGCGGATGGCGCAGCCGCCCAGGCCGCCCAGGCTTACGCGCATGTGGTCGCCGGCCCGCACGGGCACCATGGCGCCGAGCGCGCCGGCGAGGATGAGCGAGCCCGCGGGCAGGGCTTCGCCGAGGCGCCCGAGGGTATTGGCCAGCCAGGCGACGGCATTGACGGGCGAGCCCAGCGTCGCCACGCCCGCGCCGGTGACGGCGACCTCGCCGTTCTTCTCCAGCACCATGCCGCAGGTGCGCAGGTCGAGCGCGCGCGGATCGGCCAGGCGGTCGCCCAGCACGAAGGCGCCGCAGGAAGCGTTGTCCGCCACCGTGTCCTGGATGCGGATGTTCCAGTCGCGGATGCGCGAGTCGACGATCTCGATGCAGGCCATCACGCCATCGGTGGCGGCGAGCACGTCGGCGGCGGTGAGGCCGGGGCCGGCCAGTTCCTTGCCGAGCACGAAGGCGATCTCGCCCTCCGCGCGCGGCTGCAGGAAGGCTTGCGCGGCAACCTGTCCGCCGTCGTCGCAGACCATGCCATCGAGCAGCTCGCCGAAGTCGGGCTGGCGCACGTCCAGCATGTCCATCACGGCGCGGCTGGTGACGCCGATCTTCTTGCCGACGATCCGTTCGCCGCGCCGTATCCGGTGCGACACCATGCGCCGCTGGATGCGGTAGGCCTCCTCGATCGTCATGTCGGGATGGCGGCCGGTCAGCGGCGGGATGGCGGCACGCTCGCACCAGGCCGCGTGCAGTTCGTCGCCGAGGGCGTCGATGCGCTCGCTCGCGAGAGCCATGGACTTCTCCTTGTTCGGGTTGGGGGAAAGCGGCCCGCGCGACGCGCGCCCCGCGGGCCGGGGCATCACTGCGCGGCGGGCAGGTCGAACATGAAGGGCGGCACGCCCTGGCCCAGCAGGTAGCCGCCGAGCACGCCGGCGGTGTCATCCTCGTTCTGGGTGATGTGGTTGCCGGCCACCAGCATGGCGCGCATCCACAGTTGCGCGGGATTGGTCAGCCAGATGGCGCGCGCGCTGAGCTTCTTCCACAGCATCAGGGAGGCGTCCAGGCAGTCCTTGCCGCAGCGCTGGATTTCCAGGAAGTGGTAGACGCGCGACTCCAGCGGCACCAGCTCGCCCCGGCCGACATAGGCCGAGGCCTCCTGGTAGACCTGCGCCAGCCGCCCCTGCGCGGAGCGCACCAGCAGGGCCGCGTTGCCCAGCTTGTCGCGCACATAGGGGTTCTGCGCGGCGGCGCCGGCGGGGCCGACGATGTTCTGCCGCGGCATCATCTGTTCGATATACAGGTCGACCATGCCGCGTGCGTAGCCGACGATCACCGATGACACGGCCGCGTAGAACACCTGGTTGAACGGATAGAGATAGGGCGTGGCGCGCGCCGACATCCGGTAGTCGACGATGCTGTGCGAGCGGTAGTCCGGCACGAAGGCCTCGCCGCGGATGCGCACGCTCTTGCTGCCGGTGCCGCCTAGGCCGACCACATGCCAGTCGTCGACGATCTCGTAGTCGCTGCGCGAGACCACGAAGGAGCGGTAGTCGCGCCGCTGCCCGGCGTCGTCCAGCCAGAAGGCGCCCAGGATCGCGCCGCCCTCGGCATGGTCGCAGCCGCTGGAGGTTTTCCACTCGCCGCTGACCATCCAGCCGCCCTCGACCGGGCGGCACTTGCCGAACGGCGCATAGGACGAGGCGATCAGGATGTCCGGGTCGCGGGCCCACATATCGTCGCCCGCGCGCGGGTCGAACAGCCCGAACTCCCATTGATGGACGCCCAGGATCATCAGGTTCCAGGCGCTGGAGGGGCAACCGCGGCCCAGCTCCATCAGCACCCGGGAGAAAACGATCGGGTCCATCTCCCAGCCGCCCCAGCGGCGCGGCTGCAGGATCTTGAAGAAGCCCGCCGCGCGGAAGGCGTCGATGGTCTCCTTGGGCACGGTGCGTGCCTGCTCGACTTCGGCGGCCTTGGCGCGCAGCGCCGGGATCATGGCCTGGGCGCGGGCGACCAGTTCGGCGGTGCCCGGTTCCTGCATCAGTTCGTGGATGGCGTTCATGGTGTCTCCTCCTTCATTCGATGGAAATGGCGTGCGCAGCGTGGCGGAATTGCCCGTGCGCGTAGACCAGGGGGGCGGCGTCGCCCGGCCCGACCGCGACGCTCTCCACGTCGCAGAGCAGGATCGAGTGGGTGCCGGCCGGCAGGATCTCGGCGATGCGGCAGCGGAAGCTGGCCAGTGCGCCGAGTAGCGCGGGCACCTGGCCTTCCCAGGCGCCGGCGGCAAAGCGCTCGGTGCCCTGCACGCCCGGCACCATGCCGGCGAAGCGCCTGGCGATGTCCACATCGCCGGCGGACAGCACGTTCACGCACAAGGCGCGCGAGGTCTCGAACGCGGCATGGGCAAACACCCGGCGGTTGACGCAGGCCAGCAGGCGCGGCGGCTCGGCGCACAGGGCGGTGACGGCCGTGGCGGTCAGGCCCACGGGCATCCCGTCCAGCGACGAGGTGAGCACGCAGACGCCAGCGGCCAGGCGCCGCATGCCCTGGCGGAAATCCTCCGGCGACGCGGTTGCATCGGGCACGGGCGGCGGCGCGATGGCGGTATCAGGCATGGTTGGAACTCCTGCTTCGGTGGTGGTGGGGCTGGCTGCCGGGCGCGGGACGAACGCCACCGCTCGCGCCCGGGGGCGGCGCAAGTGCTGGTGTTGCTCGCATCGGTGTGCCGGCCTGCGGGCCGGACCGGCCGCGCGGCCCGGCTAGGCGGGGCGGGCCGGCGGCCGGTGGCCCCAGTCGCTGAGCTGGCTGTAGTTCTTCACTTCCCAGGCCTGGCCGTCGATGACGATGCCGCCGTGTCCGTACTCGAGGCCGAAGCCGGAGGGCGTTTCCACGTAGAAGGAGAACATCTGGTCGTTGGGGTGGTGGCCGAGGCCGGCGTGGATGGTCAGGCCCGCGCGCAGGCAGCGGTCATAGGCCATGCCCACGTCGTCCATGTCCTGTACCTGCAGCAGCACGTGGTGCAGGCGCTTCGGGAAGGGCATGAAGGCCGTGGCCAGCGAATGGTGGCGCCCCGTGCGGGTGTGGAAGAAGGTGGCGTCGACGGTGGCGCCGGGGACCGCGTGGGCGTCGCGGATGGTGTCGCTGACCCGCAGGCCGAGCACGTTCTTGTAGAAGTGCAGCGACTGCGCATAGTCGCGCGCCACCGGCAGGATGTGACCCATCCCCAGCCGGCCGGTCTCGAAGCCGGCGCCCTTGAGCAGCGCCGAGCGGAACGGCACCGAGATCG harbors:
- a CDS encoding FAD-binding oxidoreductase, with the protein product MPAIPNDRVDALRQNLRGAVLTPTDAGYDAARTIWNAMCDKRPALMVQCAGVADVVAAVNFARDNGLQLAVRGGGHNIAGSALCDDGLVIDFSRMRSVQINLATRRAYVEPGATLGDFDHEALAVGLATPLGINSTTGVAGLTLGGGFGWLSRKYGMTVDNLVSCDVVTADGQRLLANQKEHPDLFWALRGGGGNFGVVTLFEFRLHTVGPDVLAGLIVFPADEAKSVLRKYRAFVDTMPDELSVWVVLRKAPPLPFLPSSVHGTDILALPVFYAGDPAQGQALLAPVHAFGTPLGAHVGVMPYTAWQKMFDPLLGPGARNYWKSHNFATLPDEAIDAMVDYAARLPSPLTDIFIGLIGGQASRVAPDAMAYHHRDARFVMNVHARWERPDEDQACIAWARDFFRVTEPFASGSVYVNFLTEEEGGRIGAAYGPNYARLAQIKQTYDPQNLFRANQNIAPASGS
- a CDS encoding VOC family protein, with amino-acid sequence MHLLDHVSISVPDIEVARPFYDAVMDALGARKVYDRPAAVGYGERCSADDTASTFLAVYQGSGEVGDSKRHWCFKAPSRAQVDAFFQAGLSAGGRSDGEPGLRPHYHRDYYAAFLIDPAGNRVEAVCHAAPPAGEAA
- a CDS encoding alpha/beta fold hydrolase, translating into MTALTEAGTSRFADIQEDGLALRVHYNDAGTGEAVVMLHGSGPGASGWSNFHRNVEAFVAAGYRVILPDSPGWNKSDPVVCDKGSRADLNARSLKGLLDVLDIKRAHLIGNSMGGGNALAFALRYPERLAKLVIMGGAGVGPSLFQPMPLEGIKHLYGVYHSPTIENLRRMLDVFVYDPSTLTEELIQGRFENMMAHREHLQNFVASVAANPDWLPDMSGRLKEITAPTLITWGRDDRFVPLDSGLRMLWGLPDAQMHVFSRCGHWAQWEHAEHFNRLVLDFLAESAK
- the dmpE gene encoding 2-oxopent-4-enoate hydratase, with protein sequence MALASERIDALGDELHAAWCERAAIPPLTGRHPDMTIEEAYRIQRRMVSHRIRRGERIVGKKIGVTSRAVMDMLDVRQPDFGELLDGMVCDDGGQVAAQAFLQPRAEGEIAFVLGKELAGPGLTAADVLAATDGVMACIEIVDSRIRDWNIRIQDTVADNASCGAFVLGDRLADPRALDLRTCGMVLEKNGEVAVTGAGVATLGSPVNAVAWLANTLGRLGEALPAGSLILAGALGAMVPVRAGDHMRVSLGGLGGCAIRFG
- a CDS encoding acyl-CoA dehydrogenase family protein translates to MNAIHELMQEPGTAELVARAQAMIPALRAKAAEVEQARTVPKETIDAFRAAGFFKILQPRRWGGWEMDPIVFSRVLMELGRGCPSSAWNLMILGVHQWEFGLFDPRAGDDMWARDPDILIASSYAPFGKCRPVEGGWMVSGEWKTSSGCDHAEGGAILGAFWLDDAGQRRDYRSFVVSRSDYEIVDDWHVVGLGGTGSKSVRIRGEAFVPDYRSHSIVDYRMSARATPYLYPFNQVFYAAVSSVIVGYARGMVDLYIEQMMPRQNIVGPAGAAAQNPYVRDKLGNAALLVRSAQGRLAQVYQEASAYVGRGELVPLESRVYHFLEIQRCGKDCLDASLMLWKKLSARAIWLTNPAQLWMRAMLVAGNHITQNEDDTAGVLGGYLLGQGVPPFMFDLPAAQ
- a CDS encoding flavin reductase family protein yields the protein MPDTAIAPPPVPDATASPEDFRQGMRRLAAGVCVLTSSLDGMPVGLTATAVTALCAEPPRLLACVNRRVFAHAAFETSRALCVNVLSAGDVDIARRFAGMVPGVQGTERFAAGAWEGQVPALLGALASFRCRIAEILPAGTHSILLCDVESVAVGPGDAAPLVYAHGQFRHAAHAISIE
- a CDS encoding VOC family protein, producing the protein MSELSSLGYVVFRVSSLSRWEDFAVNVLGLMTGRRAPGALGLRMDEFAQRILLEEGSDDDIAAAGWQFDSEDELRDYVGRLRADGIDVREGSREMAASRQVERVFACDDPNGFVHEFCYGPTYAPISVPFRSALLKGAGFETGRLGMGHILPVARDYAQSLHFYKNVLGLRVSDTIRDAHAVPGATVDATFFHTRTGRHHSLATAFMPFPKRLHHVLLQVQDMDDVGMAYDRCLRAGLTIHAGLGHHPNDQMFSFYVETPSGFGLEYGHGGIVIDGQAWEVKNYSQLSDWGHRPPARPA